TGGTGCGGGCCGCGGCGGCGCTCGGTGTCCAGCAGGAGTTCGAGCAGGGTGTGCCAGGCGCCGTCGTGGTCGCCGGCGGCGGTGAGCAGCCGGCCGGTGCGCTCGCGGACCTCCAGGGCCTGGTCGGAGTCGGGCGGCAGTGCGGCGGTGAGCCCGCGGTACTCGGCGAGCGCCTCGGTGGTGCGGCCGAGGCGCTCCAGGCATTCGGCGGCGCGCTGGCGGTGGTCGAGCGTCGCGGGGTCGTAGGGGCCGCGTTCGGCGGCGGTGGCGGCGGCGAGCAGCCGGTACTCGGCGAGGGCCTCCCGGGCGCGGCCCTCCTCCAGCAGGGTGCGGGCGTGGATGGTCCGGACGGTCTGCAGCAGCGGGGCGCCGTCGCCGAGCGCGGCGGCGATCCGGGGCAGCAGCCGGGCGGCGAGGTCGACCACCTCGGCATGCCGGCGGGCGGCGACCAGGTCGGAGAGCCGGGCGCAGGCCGCGGTGAGTTCCTCGTCCGGTTCGGCGGCGCGCGGTGCGACGGCCGCGATCAGTACCGGGGCGGGGTCGGCCGGGGGTGCGGGGGCCGGCAGCGGCAGCCGCAGCCGCGCGGCGGCCGGGGCGGCGGCGCGCGCGGGGAGCGGCTGGTGCGGGTGGCGGTAGGGGCGGGCGGGGTCGGGCAGCGGGCCGTACGGCGGCTGGGGTTCGGCGGCCGGGGCGGGCAGCAGCGGCAGCAGCGCCGCGTACACCTGCTGGGCGTCGGCGGGGCGGTCGGCGGGCTGTTTGGCGAGCAGGTCGAGGACCAGCCGTTCCAGGGCGGGCGGGGCGTCCGGGCGCAGCTCGCGCAGCGGGGGCGGTGGCTCGTCGACGTGCCGGCGGAGCACGCCGAGCGCGGTGGGGGCGGTGAACGGGGCGTCGCCGGTGAGCATCTCGTGCAGTAGGCAGCCGAGGGCGTAGAGGTCGCTGCGCGGGTCGACACCGGCGGCGAGGGCCTGTTCGGGAGCCATGTAGGCGGGGCTGCCGATCGGGGTGCCGGTGAGGGTGAGCCGGGTGGCGTCCGGGTCGAGGGCGGTGGCGATGCCGAGGTCGAGCAGGACGGTCCGCCCGTCCGGACGGATCATCACATTGCTGGGCTTCAGATCCCGGTGGACGACCGGGACGGCGTGCACGACGGCGAGCGCGGAGCAGAGCTGGGCGGCCGCGGCGGCCGCGCGGTCGACGGTCAGCGGGCCGTCCTCGGCGAGCAGGTCGGCGAGGCTGACGCCGGGCACCCGCTGCATGACGAGGTACAGCTCGCCGCTGTCGGTGCCGGCGTCGAAGACGGTGACCAGGCCCGGGTGGTCGAGGGCGGCGCTGATCCGGCTCTCGCGCAGGAAGCGGCGGCGCAGTTCGTCACCGCGGCTGCGGGTGGCGTCCTCGGGTGCGAGCAGGTCGGTGCGGAGCAGCTTGACCGCGACCCGGCGGTCGAGCCGCTGGTCGTGGCCGGCCCAGACCTGGCCCATGCCGCCGTGCCCGATCTTCTCGGTGAGCCGGTAGCGGCCGTCGACGACCCGGGCGCCGGTCACGGGCGGCCGTCCCCGGCCTGACGGCGCAGCAGTTCACCGAGCTGCTGCAGGTCGTCGCCGCCGGGGGCGGCCCGCACGGTGGGGGTGTGCGGGGCGGACGGCTGCGGCTGCGGGGCCTGCGCCTGCGGGTGGACCTGCGGCTGCGGCTGGGCGTACGGCTGGGGCTGGGGCTGCTGGTAGCCGGGGGCCGGGGCGGGCACGGCGAGCATGGGCGCGGGCGGGGTATGGGCGCCGGGCGGGTACGCCGTCGGCAGGTAGAGGCCCTGCGGCGGCCAGGGGGCGGCGGGCCGGCCGCGGTTCCAGATCGAGGCGCTGTCCATGATCAGGAAGTGGGCGGGTGCCACGATCCAGAGCACGATCGCGGTCAGGCCGGTGACGTCCGCGTACCAGGTGCCGGTGGTCTCCTTGGGCGAGAGCCCGAGGACGACGTACATGGTGAGCTGGACGAGGCCGAAGACCACCGCGCCGATCACGTCCGCCGCCCGACGGCGGCGCGCCGCGAGCAGGACCGACGGCGCCATGCCGAGCAGACCGAAGGTCAGCAGCGGCATCAGGCAGACGAGAATCCTGTGGAGCAGGCTGAACGGGCCGCCGGCGGTGGGGCCGGGCTGCCCGTACAGGGGGCCGGACATGCGCGCTCCTGTGCGGGGTCGAGGGTGTGTCGCACACCGTACCGTCACACCGGCCGGGCGAGCAGAGCCTTTCCGCCCGTGGCGCCCGACGCCCGTCGGATCCGCCGCTCCTACCGCTCCGTCAGGCCGCCGGCGGCGAGGCCGTCGGTGAGCCCCCGGGCGAGTTCGCGGCCGAGCGCGGCGGCCCGGTCGAGGGCGGCCTCGAAGTCGGCGATCCGGCGGAAGGCCGCGCCGAGCTCGCGCTGGCGCGCGGGCGGGACCCGGGGCAGTTCGACCCGGCGGACGTCCAGCCGGGTGGTGGTGGAGGCGTAGCTGCTGGCCCGGCGGGCGCTGCCGGTGGCGCGCAGCACGCCGGCCAGGAAGTCCGGGTCGAGCTGGGCCGGGTCGGGGCGCAGCAGGTGCAGGCGGGGGCCGAGGGCGACGCCGTCCAGCGGGCCGCCGGCCCGCACCACGCGGGCGGTGCCGCCGCCGAGGGCGGGGACGAGGACGTCGCCGGGGCGGGTGGTGAGCGGGGCGTCGGCGGCGGCCGCGGTGGCGCCGGGGGCGGCGCCGGCGAGCAGGTCCTGGTCGGTGAGGACGGGGATGTCCGACGGTCCGTCACCGGTCGCGCGGATCGGGACGCCCTGGCCGCTGGAGTGCACCTCCAGCGCCCCCGCGCGGGCGAGTTCGCCGACGGTCACCAGCGGCGGCTCGGCGGTCGACGGGCTGTCGGCGACGGCGGGCAGGGCGCCCGCCGGGTCGGCCGGGCCGGCGAGCAGCTCACCGAGCCGGGCCTGCAGGTGGTGCAGGGCGGCGGCCCCGCCGTCGGGGGCGGCGGCGGGCAGGTGGCGGGCCGGGGAGAGGTCGGTCTCGTCGTCGAGCAGGTCGAGGGCGGGCACCGCGCGGTGGACTCCGGGGCGGTCGGCGGGCAACGGTGCGCCCTCGCGGGCAGCGGTGTCGAAGGCCTGCCAGGTGTCGAGGACGGTGCGGTGCAGGGCAGGCCAGTCGATCCGGTCGCGGCCGCCCTCGGCCGCGGGGTGCGCCGCGGCGGCGTCGAGCAGCAGGACCCGGCGGAAGTCGTCGCCGTGGCGGGGGCCGCGCAGCAGCCACAGGTGCAGCGGGACGCCGTACGGCGGGGCGGTTCCGGCGGGCAGCGCGACGACGGCGCGCAGCGCGCCGGAGCGGACGAGTTCGGCCCGGATCCGGCGGCCGGCCCGGCGCGAGGCGACGGTGGGCGGCAGCAGCAGGGCGGCGAGGCCGCCGGGGCGGGTGTGCGCCAGGCAGTGCAGCACCCAGGCGAGTTCGGACTCCCCGCGCGGCGGGACGAGGCCGCCGGGCCAGCGGGAGTCGTACTGGAGCTCGTCGTGGCCCCAGTCCCGCTCGTTGTAGGGCGGCTGGCAGAGCACGGTGTCGGCCGCGAGGCCGGCGTGGGCGTCGGCGCGCAGCGAGTCGCCGGTGCGCAGGTCGAGGGCGAGCGGGGCGGGGGTGCCGGGCGGGGTGTGCAGGGCGAGCCTGAGCAGGGCGAGGGCGGTGTGCACCGGGTCGAGGTCCTGCCCGTGCCGGGCGGCTGCCGGGCCTGCGGCGAGCAGCAGGGCGCCGAGGCCGCACGCAGGGTCCAGGACGGTACCCCCGGTACCCCCGGCGCCGCCGGGGCCGGCCAGGTCGGCGAGGAGGGCGGCGGCCTCGGGCGGGGTGGCGGCGCCGGGCCGGGCGACGGCCTCGGCGTGCCGGGCGAGCAGCTGCTCGAAGGCGCCGGCCGGGCCGTGCTCCTCGACGAGTCGTACCAGCAGGCGGGCGAGGTCGAGGTAGGTGGCGCCGGCGAGCCGGGGCAGGGCGAGCCGGGCGGCCCCGTCGGGGCCGAGGACGGAGGCCGCGGTCTGCTGCAGCAGGCGGGGCAGTGCGGTGGCGAGCCGGGTGTCGGGCTCCTCGCGCAGGGCGTCCCAGCCGGCCGGGTCGCGGTGCAGCTGGAGCAGGAGGGCGCCGGCGGCGAGGAGCGGGGCGGCGGGGTGGCCGTCGGGGTCGCGGAGGGTCTCCAGCTGACGGCGGACGCGTTCCAGCAGCGGCAGTTCGGCGATCTTTCCCTGGTCGCGGAGCCAGCGCTCGACCTCGTCGAGGCGGAAGGTCGGGCTGGTGTCGGTACCGCCGGCGGGCTGCGGGAAGTCGACGTGGCGGCGGCGCCAGTTGCTGACGGCGGCCCGTCCGACGCCGGCCAGGCGGGCGATCTCGACGGCGGTCACCTCGGGACGGTCCGGCATCGGGGGCTCCTCGGTCGGGCGGCGGCGGGGCGGGTCGCGGGGGTGTTCTCCTGCGGTCCGCGGCGCGTGTGACCGCCCAGCATAGCCATGGGCGCCCCAGCCCCGTTCACACGTGAACAGTGGCGTTTCATGAATCACCGTTGACAGTGTTCACAGTCCATGGTGTGATCTGGTCATCGCCGAAACGGCCCGATGCCGCGGCGAATCCACCTGCCACCTTGGGGAGTTCACGTCATGACCCGCAGCACCGTCCGCCGCTCCGCCGCCGTCCTGCTCGCCGCCTCCCTGGTCGCCCTCGGCGCCACCGCCTGCAACACCGGCGCGTCCTCCGTCTCCACCGAGGCGAAGAAGCCGGCCTCCGGCGCGCCCGCCTCCGCCGCCGGCACGGCCGGTACCGCCAAGCAGGGCGCCGCCGCCCCCGCCAAGGTCGGCGACACCATCGCGCTGAAGGGCTTCGAGAAGACCACCACCGCCGACGTCACCGTGGTCAAGGTCGTCGACAACGCCGAGGGCGAGGACGAGTTCAGCAAGCCGGCCGACGGCAAGCGCTTCGTCGCCGTCCAGTTCCGGATCAAGGCCATCGGCAAGGCCTACAGCGACGCCCCCGCCAACAGCGCCAAGCTGCTGGACGCCCAGGGCCAGTCCTTCTCCACCAGCTTCTACGACACCAAGGCCGGCCAGGGCTTCTCCGGCTCCGTGAACATCGCCCCCGGCGAGAGCGGCCTCGGCTTCCTGACCTTCGAGGTGCCCAAGGACGCCGTGCTCGACAAGGTCCAGTTCACCCTCGACAGCGGCATGGCCGACCAGACCGGCCAGTGGAAGCTCTCCTGACCTGCGTCGCTCCACGTGGAACGAGTGGAACAAAAAGGGCGGCCTCGGGCACAGGGCCCGAGACCGCCGATCGGATCCGGGGGCGCTACCGCTTCGCGCCCGCCAGGTCGTCGAACATGGTGGTGAGGAACTCCGTGCTCCAGGCCAGGAGTTCACGGCCGAGCAGCGGCTTTCCGCCGATCCGTCCGCCGCTCACCGGGCGGGGCACGAGCAGCTGCGAGGTGGCCGCCTTGATCTGGGTGCGCGGGTAGAGGCGGTTGAGTCGCAGCTGCTGGGACTCGCGGAGCTCCACCGGGCCGAAGCGGACGAAGTTGCCCTGCAGGGTGATGTCGGCGACGCCGCAGCGCCGGGAGTACAGCCGGAGGCCCGCCACCATCAGCAGGTTCTCCACCGGCTCGGGCAGCTTGCCGTAGCGGTCGGTGAGCTCCTCCCGGACATGGGCGATGTCCTCCTCGGAGTTGACCGCGGCGATCGAGCGGTAGGCCTGCAGGCGCAGCCGCTCGCCGGGCGCGTAGTCGTGCGGCACGTGGGCGTCGACCGGCAGCTCGATCTTCACCTCCAGCGGCTCCTCCTCCGGCTCGCCGCCGCCCTCCAGCGACTCGCGGAACTCGGCCACCGCCTCGCCGACCATCCGCATGTAGAGGTCGAAGCCGACCCCGGCGATGTGGCCGGACTGCTCGCCGCCGAGCAGGTTGCCGGCGCCACGGATCTCCAGGTCCTTCATGGCGACGTACATGCCGGCGCCCATCTCGGTGTGCTGGGCGATGGTGGCGAGGCGCTCGTGCGCCGTCTCGGTGAGCGGCTTCTCCGGCGGGTACAGCATGTAGGCGTAGCCGCGTTCGCGGCCGCGGCCGACCCGGCCGCGCAGCTGGTGCAGCTGGGAGAGGCCGAAGGTGTCGCCGCGTTCGACGATCAGGGTGTTGGCGTTGGAGATGTCGATGCCGGACTCCACGATCGTCGTGGACACCAGGACGTCGAACTCCTTCTCCCAGAAGTCGACGACGACCTTCTCCAGGTGGGTCTCGCCCATCTGGCCGTGCGCGGTGGCGACCCGGGCCTCGGGCACGAGCTCCTTCAGCCGGGCGGCCGCCTTGTCGATCGACTCGACCCGGTTGTGGATGTAGAACACCTGGCCCTCGCGCAGGAGTTCGCGGCGGACGGCGGCGGCGATCTGCTTCTCGTCGTACGGGCCGACGAAGGTCAGCACCGGGTGCCGCTCCTCCGGCGGGGTGGTGATGGTGGACATCTCGCGGATGCCGGTGACGGCCATCTCCAGGGTGCGCGGGATCGGCGTCGCCGACATGGTCAGCACGTCGACGTTGGCCCGCAGCTTCTTCAGCTGCTCCTTGTGCTCGACGCCGAAGCGCTGCTCCTCGTCGACGATGACCAGGCCGAGGTCCTTGAAGCGGGTCTCCGCGGAGAACAGCCGGTGGGTGCCGATGACCACGTCCACCGAGCCTTCGAACAGGCCCTCCAGGACGGCCTTCGCCTCGCTGTCGGTCTGGAAGCGGGAGAGCGCCTTCACGTTGACCGGGAAGTTGGCGTACCGCTCGGCGAAGGTGGAGAAGTGCTGCTGGACGAGGAGCGTGGTGGGCACCAGCACGGCGACCTGCTTGCCGTCCTGCACCGCCTTGAAGGCGGCCCGCACCGCGATCTCGGTCTTGCCGTAGCCGACGTCGCCGCAGATCAGCCGGTCCATCGGGACGGACTTCTCCATGTCCCCCTTGACCTCGCCGATGGTGGTGAGCTGGTCCGGGGTCTCCGCGTACGGGAAGGCGTCCTCCAGCTCGCGCTGCCACGGGGTGTCCGGGCCGAAGGCGTGGCCCGGGGCGGCCATCCGCGCCGAGTACAGCTTGATCAGGTCGGCGGCGATCTCCTTGACCGCCTTCCTCGCCCGCTGCTTGGTCTTCGCCCAGTCCGCGCCGCCGAGCCGGTGCAGGGTGGGCGCCTCGCCGCCGACGTACTTGGTGACCTGGTCGAGCTGGTCGGACGGCACGAAAAGCCGGTCGCCGGGGTGACCGCGCTTGGCCGGCGCGTACTCCAGCACCAGGTACTCGCGGGTGGCGCCCTGCACGGTGCGCTGCACCATCTCGACGTACTTGCCGACGCCGTGCTGCTCGTGCACCACGTAGTCGCCGGCCGCCAGGGCCAGCGGGTCGATGGCGTTGCGGCGCCGGGACGGCATCCGCCGCATGTCCTTGGTGGAGGACTTCTGGCCGGACAGGTCGGTCTCGGTGACGACGGTGAGCTTCAGCGCCTCGTCGACGAAGCCGTGCTCGATCGAGCCGCAGGAGACGTACACGACGTCCCGGGTCGGCGCCTCGGCGAGGTCGGCGACCAGGCGGGCGGGGATGCCCTCGCCGGTGAGCACCTCGGCCAGCCGGGAGGCCGGGCCGTGGCCCTCCGTCACCATGACGACCCGCCAGTCGGCGTTCAGCCGCTCCTTGGCGTCGGCGATGGCCCGGGCGGTGTCACCGCGGTACGCCTCCACGGCGTGCATGCCGAGCGTCAGGGTGTCGGCGTCGCCGCGCCAATCGGCGGCTCCGCCGCGGGCGAGGATGCCGCTGACCGTGGAGTCGCTGGTCGCGAACGGGCTCACCGACCACCAGGGCAGCCCGATCTCCGCCGCGTGCTCGCGGACGTCCGCCAGCGACCACAGCGAGGCCGCCGAGACGTCGATCTCCTCGATGTCGATCGGCCGGTCGCCGCCGGCCGCCGCGGCCACCCAGGACGCCTGCAGGAACTCCTGGCTGGTCGCGACCAGGTCGGCCGCCCGGGTGCGGACCCGCTCCGGGTCGCAGACCACCGCGATCGAGCCCTTCGGCAGCACGTCCAGCAGCAGCTCCATGTCGTCCACCAGGACGGGGGCCAGCGACTCCATGCCCTCGACCGCGATGCCCTCGGCGATCCTGTCCAGGATCTCGGCCAGCCCGGGCTGCCGGCCGGCCAGCTCGGCGGCCCGCGCCCGCACCTCGTCGGTGAGCAGCAGCTCCCGGCAGGGCGGCGCCCACAGGCCGTGCTCGGCGATCTCGAGCGAGCGCTGGTCGGCCACCTTGAAGTAGCGGATCTCCTCGACGTCGTCGCCCCAGAACTCCACCCGCAGCGGGTGCTCCTCGGTCGGCGGGAAGACGTCCAGGATGCCGCCGCGCACCGCGAACTCGCCGCGCTTCTCGACCAGTTCGACCCGGGCGTAGGCGGCCGCGGCCAGCCGGCGGGCGACCTCGTCCAGGTCGTGCTGCTCGCCGCGCTGGAGGGCCACCGGCTCCAGCTCGGCCAGGCCCTTCACCTGCGGCTGCAGCACCGAGCGGACGGGGGCGACGACCACCTGCACCGGGCCGGCCGTGAGGTCGTCGGCCCGCGGGTGGACGATCCGGCGCAGCACCGCGAGGCGGCGGCCCACGGTGTCCGAGCGCGGGGAGAGCCGCTCGTGCGGCAGGGTCTCCCAGGCCGGGAACTCGGCGACCGCGTCCGGGGGCAGCAGCGAGCGCAGGCTCGCCGCCAGGTCCTCGGCCTCCCGGCCGGTGGCGGTGACGGCCAGCACCGGGCGGCCGCGCTCGCCGGCCTTCGCCGCGAGCGACCGGGCCAGGGCGGCGATCGCGAAGGGCCGTGCGGCCGGTGGTCCCACCAGATCGAGGTGCTGCCTGTGGCCCGTGGCCGCCGCTTCGATCGCCTCGGCGAGGGCGGCGTCCCGTACGACGACATCGAGCAGTCCGGACAGGCTCATGCTTCTTGGCTCCACGGCTGGAGTGGCCCGACGCCGAGCGGTCGGCCGGGCAACGCGAACGGCCCGGAACGCGGAACGCCCCGGGGGTGTCCAGCCTACGCCGCGCCGCACCCGGACACCCCGCACACCGGCCGGGGTGGACGGCGCACAGCAGGGCAGAACGTCAAGAACTCGACATACTCCTGTCACTGCCCGTCCATGGACGCCGCGCAGGATGGTTCACGTGCCCGCCGCACCCAACCGTGGGGGATGGCTGCAGCGGCGCCGTCGCAGCCCGATGGGGGTCGGGAGTGCGAAGGCCGGACGGCCCTGGGTGGGGGCGGCCGGCAGTTGTGGAGGCCCGGGCCGCCCCTCACGGGGTGGCCCGGGCCTCGCCCTTTCCCGCGTTTGGGCGAAGCCGCCCGCGCACGGGCGCGCTCTCCGTACCCTCGTGTGAAGAAGGTGTGGGTCCGCCCCGCAGAGGGTGTGCGCACCGCCGCGATGGAGGGGGTACTTCGTCATGCGCGTGGTCATCGCAGGGCAGGGCTACGTCGGGCTGCCGCTGGCCGTCCGGGCCGCCGAGGTGGGGCACACGGTGGTCGGGTACGACGTCGACGAGCGGCGCATCAAGCGGCTCGCGGTCGGCGAGTCCTATGTCGAGGACATCCCCGGCGAGCGGCTGCGGCCGCTGCTCGACAACGGCGCCTACCTGCCCTCGGCCGAACCCTCCGACGTGGCCGCGTTCGACATCGCGGTGATCACCGTGCCGACCCCGCTACGGGACGGCGCCCCCGACCTGTCGTACATCGAGGCCTCCGCCCGGCTGCTCGCCCGGCACCTGCGGCCCGGGGCGACCGTCGTCCTGGAGTCCACCACCTACCCGGGGACGACCGAGGAGCTGCTCGCCCCGCTGCTGGAGGAGGGCTCCGGGCTGCGGGCCGGCGCCGACTTCCACCTCGGCTACTCCCCGGAGCGGATCGACCCCGGCAACCCGCAGTGGAAGCTGGAGAACACCCCGAAGGTCGTCTCCGGCACCACGGCGGAGGGCCTGGCCGCGGTCGACGCCTTCTACGGGCAGCTGGTGGAGCGCACCGTGCCGGTCTCCTCCTGCAAGGAGGCCGAGCTGACCAAGCTGCTGGAGAACACCTTCCGGCACGTGAACATCGCCCTGGTCAACGAGCTGGCGATGTTCGCCCACGACCTCGGCATCGACGTGTGGGAGGCCATCGACGCGGCCTCCACCAAGCCCTTCGGCTACCTGCGCTTCACCCCGGGCCCGGGGGTCGGCGGGCACTGCCTGCCGATCGACCCGTCGTACCTGTCCTGGCGGGTGGAGCGGACCCTCGGCCGCTCCTTCCGCTTCGTCGAGCTGGCGAACGACGTCAACAGCCACATGCCCGACTACGTGGTGCGGCGGCTGACCGAGGCGCTCAACGAGCGCCGCCGCTCGGTGAACGGCTCCCGGGTGCTCGTCCTCGGCCTGGCCTACAAGAAGAACACCGGCGACGCCCGGGAGACCCCGGCGGCCCGGGTCGTCGAGCTGCTGACCCGGATGGGCGCCGAGGTCCGCGCCGCCGACCCGCACGTGGTGGCCGGCGTCCACGTCGCCGAGCCCACGATCCCCGGCCAGCGCACCGCCGCGCCCGACCACGAGGGCGACCCGCTGGCCGCCGTGCGCCGCGTCGAGGCCACGCCCGAGGAGCTGGCCGCCGCCGACGCCGTGGTGCTGCTGGCCGACCACGACGAGTTCGACTACACGGAGATCACCGAGCACGCCCGGTACGTCCTGGACTGCCGGCGCAGGCTGACGGGCGCCGCCGTCGAGGTGCTCTGACCGGGCCGGGCGGGTCGGTCAGCCGCGGCGGGTGACGCGGTTGGGCCGGGTGTCGTGGTCGATGCCGTCGTCCACGATGACGATCTTGGGGACGATCTTCGGCTCGGCCTCGGGCTCCTCGCCGGCCTCCGCCGGGGCCGGGGCCTCGGCGGGCGCGTCCGCCGCGGGCACGTCCTCGGCCGGCGTGTCCTCGGCGGCCGGGGCGGCGGGGGCGTCCAGCGGCTTCTTCAGCAGCAGGTCGAGCGTCAGCTCGGGCTCGTTCGCCTCCTTGGCCGCGGCCTCCAGGGCGGCCGGGCGGCTGCCCGGCTCGATCCGGCCGAGAGCGGTGCCGGTGAGCTCGGCGAGGGTCGTCTTGACGGTGTCGAGGCGCTCCTGCATCTCGGCGTGCCGGCCGGCGAAGTCCTCCTGGTCGCGCTCGCTGTTGGCGCGGATGTTCTCGGCCTTGCGGCGGGCGGCGGAGAGCAGGTCCTCGGAGCGCTTCTGGGCGGCGCCCTCGATGGTGCGGATCTCCGCGAGGATGTCCTCGCGGTGCTGCTCGGCCTCCCGCAGCCGGCGCTCCGCACCGGCGGTGATCTTGGCCTCCTCGGCGTCCGCCCGGGCCTCGGCCTCGGCGAACATCTCGTCGGAGCGGCGCCGCAGCTCGGCCAGCTTGGCCTCGGCGCGCTCCTCGGCCTCGGCGGCGGCGACC
This genomic window from Streptomyces sp. TLI_235 contains:
- a CDS encoding serine/threonine protein kinase → MTGARVVDGRYRLTEKIGHGGMGQVWAGHDQRLDRRVAVKLLRTDLLAPEDATRSRGDELRRRFLRESRISAALDHPGLVTVFDAGTDSGELYLVMQRVPGVSLADLLAEDGPLTVDRAAAAAAQLCSALAVVHAVPVVHRDLKPSNVMIRPDGRTVLLDLGIATALDPDATRLTLTGTPIGSPAYMAPEQALAAGVDPRSDLYALGCLLHEMLTGDAPFTAPTALGVLRRHVDEPPPPLRELRPDAPPALERLVLDLLAKQPADRPADAQQVYAALLPLLPAPAAEPQPPYGPLPDPARPYRHPHQPLPARAAAPAAARLRLPLPAPAPPADPAPVLIAAVAPRAAEPDEELTAACARLSDLVAARRHAEVVDLAARLLPRIAAALGDGAPLLQTVRTIHARTLLEEGRAREALAEYRLLAAATAAERGPYDPATLDHRQRAAECLERLGRTTEALAEYRGLTAALPPDSDQALEVRERTGRLLTAAGDHDGAWHTLLELLLDTERRRGPHHADVRRLRALLDRIGGLRTATPLPGGTPVRPPAATPPAGTSRPDPRLFAPATPPPTPVPGNPYAAGG
- a CDS encoding UDP-N-acetyl-D-glucosamine dehydrogenase, which produces MRVVIAGQGYVGLPLAVRAAEVGHTVVGYDVDERRIKRLAVGESYVEDIPGERLRPLLDNGAYLPSAEPSDVAAFDIAVITVPTPLRDGAPDLSYIEASARLLARHLRPGATVVLESTTYPGTTEELLAPLLEEGSGLRAGADFHLGYSPERIDPGNPQWKLENTPKVVSGTTAEGLAAVDAFYGQLVERTVPVSSCKEAELTKLLENTFRHVNIALVNELAMFAHDLGIDVWEAIDAASTKPFGYLRFTPGPGVGGHCLPIDPSYLSWRVERTLGRSFRFVELANDVNSHMPDYVVRRLTEALNERRRSVNGSRVLVLGLAYKKNTGDARETPAARVVELLTRMGAEVRAADPHVVAGVHVAEPTIPGQRTAAPDHEGDPLAAVRRVEATPEELAAADAVVLLADHDEFDYTEITEHARYVLDCRRRLTGAAVEVL
- a CDS encoding N-6 DNA methylase; translated protein: MPDRPEVTAVEIARLAGVGRAAVSNWRRRHVDFPQPAGGTDTSPTFRLDEVERWLRDQGKIAELPLLERVRRQLETLRDPDGHPAAPLLAAGALLLQLHRDPAGWDALREEPDTRLATALPRLLQQTAASVLGPDGAARLALPRLAGATYLDLARLLVRLVEEHGPAGAFEQLLARHAEAVARPGAATPPEAAALLADLAGPGGAGGTGGTVLDPACGLGALLLAAGPAAARHGQDLDPVHTALALLRLALHTPPGTPAPLALDLRTGDSLRADAHAGLAADTVLCQPPYNERDWGHDELQYDSRWPGGLVPPRGESELAWVLHCLAHTRPGGLAALLLPPTVASRRAGRRIRAELVRSGALRAVVALPAGTAPPYGVPLHLWLLRGPRHGDDFRRVLLLDAAAAHPAAEGGRDRIDWPALHRTVLDTWQAFDTAAREGAPLPADRPGVHRAVPALDLLDDETDLSPARHLPAAAPDGGAAALHHLQARLGELLAGPADPAGALPAVADSPSTAEPPLVTVGELARAGALEVHSSGQGVPIRATGDGPSDIPVLTDQDLLAGAAPGATAAAADAPLTTRPGDVLVPALGGGTARVVRAGGPLDGVALGPRLHLLRPDPAQLDPDFLAGVLRATGSARRASSYASTTTRLDVRRVELPRVPPARQRELGAAFRRIADFEAALDRAAALGRELARGLTDGLAAGGLTER
- a CDS encoding transcription-repair coupling factor, whose product is MSLSGLLDVVVRDAALAEAIEAAATGHRQHLDLVGPPAARPFAIAALARSLAAKAGERGRPVLAVTATGREAEDLAASLRSLLPPDAVAEFPAWETLPHERLSPRSDTVGRRLAVLRRIVHPRADDLTAGPVQVVVAPVRSVLQPQVKGLAELEPVALQRGEQHDLDEVARRLAAAAYARVELVEKRGEFAVRGGILDVFPPTEEHPLRVEFWGDDVEEIRYFKVADQRSLEIAEHGLWAPPCRELLLTDEVRARAAELAGRQPGLAEILDRIAEGIAVEGMESLAPVLVDDMELLLDVLPKGSIAVVCDPERVRTRAADLVATSQEFLQASWVAAAAGGDRPIDIEEIDVSAASLWSLADVREHAAEIGLPWWSVSPFATSDSTVSGILARGGAADWRGDADTLTLGMHAVEAYRGDTARAIADAKERLNADWRVVMVTEGHGPASRLAEVLTGEGIPARLVADLAEAPTRDVVYVSCGSIEHGFVDEALKLTVVTETDLSGQKSSTKDMRRMPSRRRNAIDPLALAAGDYVVHEQHGVGKYVEMVQRTVQGATREYLVLEYAPAKRGHPGDRLFVPSDQLDQVTKYVGGEAPTLHRLGGADWAKTKQRARKAVKEIAADLIKLYSARMAAPGHAFGPDTPWQRELEDAFPYAETPDQLTTIGEVKGDMEKSVPMDRLICGDVGYGKTEIAVRAAFKAVQDGKQVAVLVPTTLLVQQHFSTFAERYANFPVNVKALSRFQTDSEAKAVLEGLFEGSVDVVIGTHRLFSAETRFKDLGLVIVDEEQRFGVEHKEQLKKLRANVDVLTMSATPIPRTLEMAVTGIREMSTITTPPEERHPVLTFVGPYDEKQIAAAVRRELLREGQVFYIHNRVESIDKAAARLKELVPEARVATAHGQMGETHLEKVVVDFWEKEFDVLVSTTIVESGIDISNANTLIVERGDTFGLSQLHQLRGRVGRGRERGYAYMLYPPEKPLTETAHERLATIAQHTEMGAGMYVAMKDLEIRGAGNLLGGEQSGHIAGVGFDLYMRMVGEAVAEFRESLEGGGEPEEEPLEVKIELPVDAHVPHDYAPGERLRLQAYRSIAAVNSEEDIAHVREELTDRYGKLPEPVENLLMVAGLRLYSRRCGVADITLQGNFVRFGPVELRESQQLRLNRLYPRTQIKAATSQLLVPRPVSGGRIGGKPLLGRELLAWSTEFLTTMFDDLAGAKR